In Rhopalosiphum padi isolate XX-2018 chromosome 3, ASM2088224v1, whole genome shotgun sequence, the genomic stretch CAAATACCTTCCTGAGTGTCACCACATCGCccgattttcaaaattttgattttaaagggtTGAAATCggtgtaatttatatatctaaattcatatattaataacaatagcaGTCGGCCGATAACAAGAATACGGTACGGCACGGCGGCCCGAGGGTTTCCAGCTACTGCATGAACAGCTAGAGCAAATGCTCTGCATCTTGGATTCAGCGTTTCCGACAGCGGCACAACATTGGTTTCGGCAAGATCTCAGGTGAGTCATCTGCAGTTAATACTGATATCTGCTCTAACTGGTTGGCTAACGTTTGGCCGTCCCTTCGAGCAGGTTACTGTGATGATGAAATTTATAATGCCGATGAAGCGGgcctttttttcaaattaactcgTGGTAAAACTCTTCGCTTCAAGGGGGAAAAATGCTCGGGTGGAAAATTATCCAAAGACAGAATAACAGTTTTAGTGGCAGCCAATATGACCGGAACTGATAAAAGAAAACTCCTTGTTATTGGAAAATCGAAAAGTCCTAGGTGTTTTAAAGGAGTTTCATCACTTCccgtattttatgaaaatatcacCAAAGCTTGGATGACCTCAGCAATTTTTGAAAAGGCTCTTAATTATTGGGATGATGAATTACgccgtaagaaaaaaaaaattctactgtTGGTGGACAACTGTCCAGCACACCCATCATTGCagcatttgaaatttattaaactcGTATTTTTGCCCGCCAACACTACTGCTGTACTTCAACCGATGAACCAGAGCGTTATAAGGAACATTAAAGCTCATTACCGGAATCAGTTGGTACTGAAAATGATTGAggatattgaatattgaaaatcaaattgaATCAAAAGTAACTGTTTTGGATGCCATAATAATGCTGGATAAAGCTTGGCGTAATGTAACATCGACCGGGATTGCTAATTGTTTTCGGCATGCAGGTTTTTGTGACGTTACGACCGATACTATACAGCTACAAGCAGACAGTGGATTGATTAATAACATCGACGAGGACTACTTACAGATTAATGACGACCTAATAACGTCAGAAATTCAAACAGATGAAGATATAGTCGACAATGTCATAGCCAACCAACAAGTTGAGCTAGATAATGATACTGATATTGAAGAGCTTGATGATGAGTTTGAAACTGTGCCGTCAATATCCGAAGCTCGTGCTGCATTGAGGACACTAGAAAgattttattacacaaaatatgaAGGTACAGATGCTGAAAGAAAAGCGTTGTCTTTTTTAGAAACATCGATCAACTCTAACACGAAGCAAAGTTCGATCaaagattattttaagaaattaaataaaaattaaatcaattctagtgttttataattatgtatgtattaaatctccaattataatagttaataataaatgtataaataatgtatgtacgtgcatgtataaattaatctcaaataaaaattttttatctaaaataaaaaaagtcggttttatttttgtatttccgCTTTTAATCGGTTTCAACGAATGTTCGTTCTAACCGCATATAACGAGTTACCGGTTATAacgagaaaaactagttggccCTTGAAACTCGTTATAACCGATTTCTACTGTACTTGCAaccttactttttttttgtgtgtgtatttgAATTGTTCCGAGGCGTAAACACCTACTAGCTAAATcgctaaattgtataaattataaaatacatttttttcttctttaaaacACAACAATGTATGttgatttaagaattttattttgagaAAGCAAAAACTACACACGGACAAAGCCGGGTATTTTAgctagtatatacctatataatatgtaatttattataaataatatattaatataaagttaagCGATCGAGAAATGAAGGTTCAGTCAAACTAAGTCACAAAAAGCAAAAGTTTCGCAACGAATGGATTCAAAAAACcgaatttaaaaattggttgGTGTAAGTACAAAACGATAATTATAAAGGTAAATGTAAATTGTGTAATACTGAattaacagtaataaaaaaacatatgacaTCTAAAAACCACCAAGTTATAATTCGATCAACTGAAAAATGTGAAAAACCAATACCGTGTTATTTTAATgacagttcaaaaaaaaaactgattgaCGACACAAAGAAAGCCGAGATATTAGTAAGTGGTTTCATTTCTGAGCATAATTTGTCTTTTAATATCATGGATCATTTAACTGCTCTTTGCAAAGAAATTTTCGTTGATTCTAAAATTGCCTCAAACTTAAGCATGGGTCGTACTAAAACAGCtgcaattgtaaaaaatatcatcACGAAGCACTCAcagacaaattaaaaacatgcaaatttAGCGTCATCATAGATGAAAGTACAGATATTGGTACAGTTAAAAGTCTATGCATTTGTGTAAAATACTTTGATTCAAAATTAGATAAACTTGAAACAAAATTTGGGAAATTAATACAGCTATTCACGGACTCCGAAAGTGCTAATATTGGTGCAACAGCGGAAACGATATTTAACGAACTAACAGCATCATTTGTTGTTGACAATGTACCACTTGAGAATATTACaggtatagtatttttttaaacaaccatacataatatttacaattactgtgcattataattattataattaccctAGTTAGGtggttaatacaattatattaaagtttaaatatttgatttaggaTTTGCTGCAGATGGCTGTAGCTCCATGATGGGACAATGGAACTCTGTTTCAAGTAGATTCAAAGAGTTGTACCCAGGtaagatttttgaattttagattGAAAAATATCTGTTTATCTACTTGTATGTTCTTGTATGTTTCTTCTTGAATATTTATCCAAAAGTGCATATGCCACAGTTTACACTTGTGCGCTAGTTCTGCCTGTAAAGCATTACCAAGGCAATGCGAAGACCTCTGTCGTGATATTTACAACTATTTCAAGTCAAGCTACAAACGAGTGTCACAATTTCGAGAGTTTCAAGAGTTTTGTGAATTTGAACCACACAGAATACTTAAACCATCACAAACACAGTGGTTGTCATTGGCAATGGTAGTTAATAGGATACTGGAGCAATGGCAAGCATTGAAACTTTTTTTACTTCTCATTGGGTAAATGATAGATTAAAGGCAGctgaacatatttataaatctttGCATGATCCATCTatgttaatatactatacatttttaaattattttcttccaAAATTTACAATACTAAATAAGATTTTTCAAAGTGATAAACCTAAGATACACTTCATGGTAGAATATCAGAGTTATACAAAGAATtactttattcatattatagacAAGTGATTAATCCCTTTGATGTAGATCCCAACAATACTTCTTTTTTCAAGCCATTGAAAGACATTTATTTGGgcgttggtgtatatattttataacagaaaCCAGAGatgtctaataataatgatatggttTTGGACACATTGAATCGCTGTAAGTCATTTATAATAACCGCATGTGTTGAgataaaaaaaggtataattttaatgatttaattttaaaatccttACCACAGATTTCACCAAAAAATGTATTGGGCAATGTACATGAAAATTCTTTATTGCCCTTCATTTCATTATTTCCCAGAATTGTAAATGAAACCAATCAGATACAACTCATTGATGATGAATGGAGGAAACTTATAAGTTAcacatttgaattaaatatattagacattattaaaactaaacatgTGGATAATTTTTGGATTTACTTGAAACCATATGAACagctttttattaatttatctgagtttattttaacaatattatctttACCACAATCAAATTATGCCTGTGAGCGTTTATTTTCTAaagttaatttgattaaaacaaaactaaatgaataaattaatgacTGATATATTAAATGGTCTTATTAATTCTAGTGagtgtataaaactatattagtgTTATAAGTTTAAACTATCCAAAGAAATGCTTAACTCTATGACACCAAATatgtatgattttataaataatactgttgATGATGATGACATAACTTTTGAGACTGAATAGTACAATAAATCAAAACTGTGAAAGAacctaactattttaatttttttttatttgttattttgttcattaagttgtatttaataatatattataaaggtatataataaaagtatttgattttgaagatattatacatacaattttttattatttaacgtatTATTTTCTTCCTTGAAAATCTTGTATGATGCTATGATCCACGTTCGTGAAGTTAGCCCTTAcacttaattaaaacaaattttgcaTAGTGCCAAAATTTTGCAAGTAATTAGCAAGAATTTGCAAGTCCAGTCCCAGAATTTGCAAGTCTATAACAAAGAATTTATTAGGGGTGGAACCAAAGAAGGGCTAACTTCACGCAGCCCTTACTTGTTGTCCGAAACCTTCAAAACCGGTATCAAAAAACTCGTTATAATTAGCAAGAATTTGCAAGTCCACTCCCGGAATTTGCAAGTCAAAAACCTCACCCCTacgaattttaaaagttttcacCTCAGCCCTTACTTGTTGTCCGAAACAGAATCACTTTTAATATCCAAATTTGTAGAACTTTCAAGCACATCTTCTTCAATTTCAGGGGGACTTTGATGAATTGTTATACCgagaatatttaatagtttagttTTCCAAGAATGGCGATCTTGTAAAACGTTGATTCAGctgacattttttgttttagttcatCACTAATTTTATTTCGAATTGTACTTGAGTATGGTGAATGAACTCCATTAGAATCCAAGATATGTTTTGCTTTTTTACTAAGGATTTCAAACACTGAATCATAATTAACGTTAGGTTTTTTTCCACGTCGGGATTGctatacaaaatttataattatttaattattttaatatttaaaatgcccCTAACTAATTTATGAacgacaatatacatttttagaagtaGAATATTGTTatgcataataaaaaatgttaaattttaaataataaatcacaaatcctaaatattattacaaaaaaaaaaaaatacatacctaacataatatactcgtaacatttcaaaataaatgttgtattaaatatttcgtaaacattattatttttttgtatagaatatGTCCCAAAAGTCCCATATCATCCTTAGTAATTCAgtagaaatttaaatagatatttaaatccatttttttacatttataagtatGGACATATTAATTGAATGGCATAacattcaactttttttttcaaaaattataaaattataaaaaaaaatgtatgtaattaaattttttaaatttttacgtaactattttgttatttataaattttaaaatagttcaaaataaaaaaaaataaattaaaattgaataaaaaattagtaagagcaaattattttttgaacttctaacaataatagttatgttACCTGAAAAAATACGAATATTGCATGATTTAATCAATCTGgattaaaaaagccatattaAAGTAAGCTTTTAGGAAagattcattacattttttttataactgactttaattattatttgttattatgtaatttcaattaataaaatcagaaaataaattaaataacttaattttgtaaaatttacttattgggaaaaaatttcagaaataaaATCACAGGCTCCAgcattcaaaaaaatgtattaaatattcattattcgaTGAACTATGCAAAAAGAAGACAAAAAgtgtttcaacatttttataaattgaggATAACGCAATTTTACCTGTTTTCAAAAATCGAGACAttcaggcacgtatacaggggGGGGTTTGGggttcaccccccccccccccccccccgaaataatttctttaaaaattaagtcaaatttattatattcctattattataaaatatttttataattagctGTTTGTGACTAGTTTTCTCTGTTTATTAGTCGGGTATGAAATACacgtttatacctatattagagTATTATAGTTGAATGATCGAGGTGATTACTGAGAACTACGTTCGAACACAGAACTGTATAGTTGCGATTTGCGATATACCTAGAAAACTCATACTTTTAGGATAATCTTATCTTATCTTATTTCCGTACCTACTCGATCGAAACAAAAATTTCTATTGAATTTCTAAACTACagtctacaataataaaatcattaaacgaTGACGATCGTTTAGTTTTAGTCTGTGTTCGGTATTAGAACGGTAACGAGTGCGATAGTGTTTTGGTTATTTTTGCGAGTTCTAACTTATGAAAACTGATTaaccaaatttattaaatattatatattttattattatttttttacaatgaaaAGAAATAGTGATCAACCATCTTTATTCAATTttggtgtaaaaaaaattaaaaataatgaagaaaCTGAAAGTGAATCGAgtagtattgaaaatattgcaACCGAAGTTGATGTACCAAACGCTTTGCAGACCCAACTTGATACAAATATAGATAATGaatcgttaaaaaattattctctggatattggattatttttatcagcttctaataatataaatgatgcaAAAAAGTACGAGTTATTAAAAAGTCCATGGACACCGCCCAAAAATTACCAATTTCCCATCGAACAACAAAGGCGGCTGAAATTTCAATTCGATTGGTTAATCCGTTTTCCTTGGCTTGTTTACTCAGAAAAAGTGCAAGGTGCCCTGTGTAAATGCTGTGTACTATTTTCCAATAACAGTGTTGGTAAAGGGATCCATCAAAAATTAGGTGTTTTGATTATAAAACCTTTTACAAAATGGAAGGATGCCATTGAACGTTTTAATCGTCATTCAAACTTTGAGTATCATAAGCTTTCAATCATTCGCTCTGAAgaatttattaaagtaatgGAAAACATGATGAAAGTATAGAAACAAATGACGGGAATTTTAGAtctttattaagatttaaatcATTGACTGATCCTATTTtagacaaacatttaaaaaacgcAACTTCTTTTGCATCTTACACGAGTCCTAATGTTCAAAATGAAATCATTACTATTTGTGGCAATTTaatacaagaaaatatattaaaaaatatcagaaatacaaaatatttttctattttagtagACGAAACACAAGACGTATCTCGGTTAGAACAAATGTCTTTTTGTGTACGATACGTTGACGGTGTGTCAAACTGTATTATGGAAGATTTTCTTGAATTTTCAATTGTTCATGATATGACTGGTAAAGGATTATCTACTTCTATACTTCAGTTGCTAGAGAAATTCGGActcgaaaaaaaatttcttgTAGGACAAGGTTATGATGGTGCTGCATCGAAGAGTGGGCAGTTCAATGGCGTCCAACAATACATCAGAGGTAAAATAACACTCTGAGGTAACACTAGATACCTACctacacaattttataatttaatttttatattttagaggcTGTTCCACATGCGCTTTATGTGCATTGCGCTTCTCATTCTTTGAATTTGGATGTAGGAAGTTCATGTAAAA encodes the following:
- the LOC132924851 gene encoding tigger transposable element-derived protein 4-like, whose translation is MAGEMVDGGKRKLNQAVDPGRPCLVRQEPRADDELPPDAVPVGTRMLRPVPAPDSEAGQPYRFRQRHNIGFGKISGESSAVNTDICSNWLANVWPSLRAGYCDDEIYNADEAGLFFKLTRGKTLRFKGEKCSGGKLSKDRITVLVAANMTGTDKRKLLVIGKSKSPRCFKGVSSLPVFYENITKAWMTSAIFEKALNYWDDELRRKKKKILLLVDNCPAHPSLQHLKFIKLVFLPANTTAVLQPMNQSVIRNIKAHYRNQLVLKMIEDIEY